TTAACTCTTCCCTGATAGATTTCTTAGTGGTTTGAATGAAAGGATCTTCACACTGATAAAAACTTTCTAAGTAAGCCATAACATCAGCTTTCCACTCATGGAGATGACTATGCTTACGATCAGAGCGTTTCTTTTTAAATTTATACCACTTTTGTTTTACAAATAATTCTGAAACTTTCAGATTCTCATTAACCCATGCTTTACAAAGAAGTATTATATAATCACGACTGGCAGCCTCATATTTACCGGAATAAGCTGAAGAAATAATCTTTGAAACTTCGTCTGAAGAGAGCTGTTCAGCCAATTGTCCATTAAAATCAGACAAAACACTCTCACAATCGCTCTGAGAGACACCTGATGAGAAGTTAGCAAGTGCTAAAGTAAATAGCACGTTGTTTCTTCCCATTAAAGCTTTATTTCCCTTAATATCGGCTTCTCTCATCAGTAACTGATACCAGGGTTCATCAACTTGTCTAACACCTTCAGAACCAGCGATAACCGTTAAGTTTGGTTTCTTACTTGGGAATGGAAGGTCCGATTGTTTCATTGACCAATCGAGCCACTCCTGGAAGGAATAGGTGTATTCTTCATGGAAAAACTCAATATTATCCGTTCGTGGCATACGTGCAATTCCAAAATGGTTACAAGTCATATCAACTGGTAAGGTCTGATTGAAATGGTTTCTCAAGTTTTGAGAGATAGCCTTGGCCACCTTGACAACTCGAAACTGTGAATGAGTTGTTACATAGGCAGGTTCCTCAAGAACGAAATAAGCTTGATAGCCCTTGTCTGATTTTAGGATTAGCGTAGGCATAAATCCTAAATCGATAGCAGCTGTTAAAATATCTCCAGAAGTCATCTCTTCAGTTGAAGATGTGATATCAAAATCAATATAAAACGTATTGATTTGTCTCAGATTATTTTCAGCATGGCCACGTGTAATCTGAAGTTTCTTGTCAGTGTAGGTACCAAACCGATAAGCGTTAGGTGTCCAGTGCGTAAAGTTATCCTGGTTCTCCATAATGGCTTCCATTGATGTCAGAACAATACCACGTGCCTTGACCATATTGGCCTTGGAACGGTAGGCAAAGATAGCACCACGGTTCCCCTCTTCAGCTGGAGAGATAGGTTTTAGATGACTATTTCTAAACTTATAGTTTCTTAAACTATCTCGTAGAATTAAGTTATGAATGTCTGTTAGGTTCATTTGCTTCCTTGTTTTGAATTAATTTTTTGAAAAATCATTTTTAGAACGATAGTAACCCTTGGTGTGCTACGAAAGCATAGAATTCATTCTTCGTAAACGCTTTTCTTCTCTTCTTTCACTCCTTGTTGGATTGTTTTTCATTTGGATACTTCACTTTCTTTATCAAATATCCTAATAGCTCCTTGTAAATCACTCAAAAAGTCTTCATAGTCTGACAGCGTAGCATTCGTTTGCTTCAAGAGATAATATTGGCTCTTTGAAAGTTCAGCAAGAGACGGACTGTAATTTTCTAACTCTGTTATACAGACTTCAATTTGTGCTGTAATAGTCCTCATTCTACTAACTCCTCTGGTATTAGTTTTGTTTCTTTCGCATGGTTCTGTCCTTCAGCATAAGCTTCAAAATCAATCTTACTCACTTCATAATATTCACCTGTTGGATCCATAACTTCAACGAAATCTGCTTTCGGATTCTCTAACAGTTTTTTGATTCTCAGCTCTGAAGAACCCTTTCTACTACTTACTATTTCTATTTTTTCTTGTATCATAACGGCTCCTTTAGTTAACTTTCATACTCCGTGGAAGAGTTGAATTTGGAAAACAATAACCTTCCTGCAAATCTTGTTTTATATAAAATTCAGGATCTCGAGTCATTACATAATCACTTCTCTTACGACCTCGTATTAGTTGCTTATAAGATAAAGGCAAACGTTTTTCAATCTCTTTAAATTTAAATCCTAACCTCAGATATGTTGTCACAATGTTATGAACATGTTCTTTAGATTCTTTATTTCTAACTCTATTACGAATATCGTCATCCTGATTCTCCAACATCAAACTTTTTTGGTATTGAATATACAATGTTCTCATTTGTTCTATTTTATTTTGCCACTTCAAGTTATAAGGCTGACCAGAATACTTGTTTACCAATTTAGCAACAGGCTCTTTAAACTTCATCTGAACAGAGTCAAACTCTCCTAAATCAGTCAGAGGATCAATAAAACCCAATGGCTCACTATTGATTAGCTGATTATAAAATTCATTTCTAATCATCCCGCATATCCCCCTTGTATCATCTCTTAACTACTGCACTAAGGTATTAAGAAGTATTAAAGATATCCACTGTTTCAAACAAATTTAGTTGATAGAATTCAGCATAATTTCCTTCATCAGCAGATATACAAACCTCTTTTTTCTCAGCTGCTTCTGGAGTCATTTCTTGATCATGATTAATCACTTCAAAAATTTCTAAAGTATCAATATCCATAATGATTTCTAACCCTTTCATTGTTCGGCTCCTTTCTTATGAGATTTTAAACGAACAAAAAGGAGAACAGATTTCTCCGTTCTCCTCATAATTTAGGATTATTTACTATTCTAAAAACTCTTACCACTTACATGATTTTTCATTACTTTCACAAGAGGCAACTAGTCGTCTTTTGTTCCCAAGCTTAATTCTGGGACATCGTGCTGGATGTAGGCAACACCTTTTTTCTCCAAGAGCTCAATAGCGAAAGGATGCGGACGGTAATTAGCCTTATATGTGATTTTCTTGATACCTGCTTGGAGCAAGGCCTTAGTACAGTTCAAACATGGAAAATGCGTCACATAAATTTCTGTACCATCCGTTGAAATCCCTTCTTTGGCACACTGAATCAGAGCGTTCATTTCAGCATGAACCGTTCGGATACAGTGCCCATCTTCCATGTAGTGGCCAGCTTCATCGCAGTTATCGGTATCTGAAACGCCGCCATTATAACCCGTCGCAATGATACGGTTATTTTTGACCAAAACAGCACCAACAAAGGCTCTATCACAGGTTGAACGCTTTGAAATCAACTCAGCATTAGCCATAAAATAATCTTGCCAAGATAGTCTTTTCATCTTCTTCTCCTACTTGATGACAATCAATTCTTTAGGGGCTTGGGTCAATACGTCGCAACCAGTCTCTGTAATCACCAAGTCATCTTCGATACGCAGTCCATATTGATCAGGAAGATAAATCCCTGGCTCATCCGTCACTACCATACCAGCTGCTAACTTATCATCACTGCCACGGAAAAATGGATTTTCATGGATATCCAAACCAATACCATGACCAATACCATGTGTGAAGAATGGTCCATAACCCGCATCTTCTATCATCTGACGAGGAATGGCATCGAATTCTTTATGTGTCATACCCGCTTTAGCTTGATCAATCAAGGTCTGGTTGGCTCTCAAAACGATATCATAAATCTCACGCTCTTGGTCTGTTACATACCCAATATGGATAGTACGCGTCATGTCACTAACATAGTGCTTGTAATAGCATCCAAAATCAAGGGTTAGAGATTCTCCCGACTGAATCACCTTATGACCAGCAACACCATGAGGCATGGCTGAGCGGTAACCCGAAGCTGCGATCGTTTCAAAAGAAACGCCTGAAGCGCCATACTCTCGCATACGAAAATCAAGGAAGTTTGCTACCTGCATCTCCGTTGTTTGCCCAGGTTTTATGAATTCTAAAACGTCGATAAAAGCCTTGTCTGAAATCTGGCAGGCTTGCCGAATGGTTGCAATCTCTGTGTCATCCTTAATCACGCGCAAACCTTCGACAAAATCCGTCTGAGGCAACCAAGTCGTATCTGGCGCTAAACTAGTTAACTCTCCATAAAAGGCATAAGAAACCTGGCTATCAAAGCCAACTCTTGTGAGTTTATCAGCCTTGATGATGTTAGTAATTTCAGCCAAAGCCGTACGGGTCTCGATAATATCAAAACCTTCAACCACTTCTTTGGCAATCAAGGTGTAGCGGGCATCCGTCATGAAAATGCGACGGTTACGAGTGATAAATACTGTACTCTCTGTCCCCCAAAATCCCGTTAGGTAATAAATATTATTTTGCCCTGTTACAAGAAAACCATCTAAACCTGACTGCCTTAACTTATCTTCAAAACGAACAACCCTAGACTCCATGAAAACCTCCTTAATATTGACTTATCAATGACTTTATTTTATCAAAAAACTTCCATTGTCTTCAATAAGATAATGGAAGTTTTAAGTAATCAAATTTTTAGTATCTGTATTATTCAGCTTCTTGATATTTGAAGACCACATTTGTTTGATAAAGTTTTGTCAATTTATCAAATACGAAATATGATGCTAGCGCTGCAACAGCAGGAATAACAAGCCAAGCTAAAACAGTAACTGCAAGCGTATTTCCAGCTTTAAGACCTGCCAATGGTCCAACCAAGCCAACAAGCCCAAAGCCTGCAGAAGCTGGTGTCCCTGTAATATTAAAGATCGGAACAGAAAGACTTGAAACAATAGCTGTGGTTACAACTGGAAAGAGAATGACTGGATACTTGAATAAGTTAGGCAT
The sequence above is drawn from the Streptococcus pluranimalium genome and encodes:
- a CDS encoding primase C-terminal domain-containing protein, translated to MNLTDIHNLILRDSLRNYKFRNSHLKPISPAEEGNRGAIFAYRSKANMVKARGIVLTSMEAIMENQDNFTHWTPNAYRFGTYTDKKLQITRGHAENNLRQINTFYIDFDITSSTEEMTSGDILTAAIDLGFMPTLILKSDKGYQAYFVLEEPAYVTTHSQFRVVKVAKAISQNLRNHFNQTLPVDMTCNHFGIARMPRTDNIEFFHEEYTYSFQEWLDWSMKQSDLPFPSKKPNLTVIAGSEGVRQVDEPWYQLLMREADIKGNKALMGRNNVLFTLALANFSSGVSQSDCESVLSDFNGQLAEQLSSDEVSKIISSAYSGKYEAASRDYIILLCKAWVNENLKVSELFVKQKWYKFKKKRSDRKHSHLHEWKADVMAYLESFYQCEDPFIQTTKKSIREELNIPERSLDKVLKALKADHKIFFTVKPGRGGGIRLASVKAIVLSLIQVKKERQEAYFTSIAAFFEESIGFTQRIIEGAKNALKQARQLSLFEADIG
- a CDS encoding modification methylase Sau96I, which produces MIRNEFYNQLINSEPLGFIDPLTDLGEFDSVQMKFKEPVAKLVNKYSGQPYNLKWQNKIEQMRTLYIQYQKSLMLENQDDDIRNRVRNKESKEHVHNIVTTYLRLGFKFKEIEKRLPLSYKQLIRGRKRSDYVMTRDPEFYIKQDLQEGYCFPNSTLPRSMKVN
- a CDS encoding deoxycytidylate deaminase, whose product is MKRLSWQDYFMANAELISKRSTCDRAFVGAVLVKNNRIIATGYNGGVSDTDNCDEAGHYMEDGHCIRTVHAEMNALIQCAKEGISTDGTEIYVTHFPCLNCTKALLQAGIKKITYKANYRPHPFAIELLEKKGVAYIQHDVPELSLGTKDD
- a CDS encoding M24 family metallopeptidase, with the translated sequence MESRVVRFEDKLRQSGLDGFLVTGQNNIYYLTGFWGTESTVFITRNRRIFMTDARYTLIAKEVVEGFDIIETRTALAEITNIIKADKLTRVGFDSQVSYAFYGELTSLAPDTTWLPQTDFVEGLRVIKDDTEIATIRQACQISDKAFIDVLEFIKPGQTTEMQVANFLDFRMREYGASGVSFETIAASGYRSAMPHGVAGHKVIQSGESLTLDFGCYYKHYVSDMTRTIHIGYVTDQEREIYDIVLRANQTLIDQAKAGMTHKEFDAIPRQMIEDAGYGPFFTHGIGHGIGLDIHENPFFRGSDDKLAAGMVVTDEPGIYLPDQYGLRIEDDLVITETGCDVLTQAPKELIVIK